In Phragmitibacter flavus, a single genomic region encodes these proteins:
- a CDS encoding inverse autotransporter beta domain-containing protein: protein MKLNQLLKLPLLALLLPLSLGNAGTLLRSSKSAKSEKEAIIPEGDPLYLGTITAGVKGNDEQFEGSFSIVAPLWSTLGADTTLSGGMLFAEPYLSQGEGGVTGASLGLGYRYLFGNQSVDLLTEHDGHQAGFMEEGFFIGANAFIDMLHTRAGNEFWQLGVGIEAGTRYIEVRGNYYIPLSDQQLAEEFRTRDVNQSSSTRNFSRTTAASDPYATGNTIAQDALLTNYATTTTRTTTIDRLFHRYEEGMEGWDAQMAVLVPWVDRYMDIKLIGGYYSFKNPFSASQGGNGDIEGWKAGIEMRPVPALIISGTWYEDEKLTGSDWTVGVQLQIPFEGGDLGDGKGMWDRIGDAFKTRRRHLAERMAEPVARQNANINVASAVQLEKEDISTRVRRVTRVVSQSKQQLILASDLIFVNSGGTIGNGIETGGTMLEDGTAELPFDTIQEGADLASTRNLETQRVWNVYTQGALNFGGTNYLESVNVSGPTRFISSITPIVSSLNGAIFGTGDRPVVEGGFAADAAKFIAGSSENSFAIQGYEITTGYDPAVNTSVKIASTLAAQGTGIFTLDVADVFINDNIVTGTAGTGVVVINPSNTTAIITNNDIIDNGGNGVLLIFNDPLNPGYAFLEDNDIEDNDRNGVSIVATNGAEALVEIINNSFTGNDFNGIRTRVLGGAILEGIIAENDIIGNGRNGISNTASLGGEYAVDIIGNNITSNTGSGIRNRASLGGEISADISFNEISANDLDGIRNTVRAGGVYSGAITFNDIDDNLGDGIRNFVRGLSLYSGEVEFNNITNSGNDGIDFEVGPLALYSGSIANNFLDGNQENGIEGDVYGSIFSGVITGNEILDSGEDGINIDLGPLAFFFGGITSNEIRGSDDDGIDLSIGGAAFFGGLSDNRIDNSGGDGLVTSVGPLGLFVGGIHDNFITRSDNEGIETTVEDGALFFGGIHNNIVAFSGETGIDTEISNFTAFFGGIHNNLVGFSEEDGIYTSVEGGAFFGGIYENIVGVSGDDGIDTDVETALFFGGINNNFVAFSGNDGIQTSLQTAGFAGGINENFVTRSGGDGIDTEMTASTFDGGINDNIVRFSDANGITTILNLASTFNGGMDDNTVFTSGLNGINLEVTGAEFNGGINNNESTNNSGDGIYANISAGQLNGGISGNTASDNGDDGIEVDADLLANVDFGINGNIVNDNFDTGILVGLSSGATFNGSINSNQLSGNGGNGIDVEIDGIGTFSGSIGENFINNTAGSAISFVIDASLGVDSEFIGAVYSNVIDGAGQGVYISVEGGTAGGDAIFQGSLYSNEISNTVGNGIEIDVFGGDLASATFDGSVFNNTLENIGGTGIVADLDGGLAGGLASFTLGINSNRLTNVTGDGIDVQLTGGSLISPVSFAGGINGNILNQIDGNGIMVNLTANTGTTNTATFSGGIGTNELTVIGGIGIDVDIIGANAIVIASGGSASLSGGIVGNILTTIGSFGIDVNMLGGNFAAFSNGGNATLNGGVLNNTITDSIGVAIRAQVTGGNGSGAGPAFGDGGDANLNGGITGNTGGESTGEANGSGSAANRGEGNINP, encoded by the coding sequence ATGAAACTCAACCAACTGCTCAAGCTGCCCTTACTGGCCCTGCTGCTCCCTCTCAGCCTTGGCAACGCAGGAACACTGCTGCGTTCTTCCAAATCCGCGAAATCGGAGAAAGAAGCCATCATCCCGGAGGGGGATCCCCTTTATCTCGGCACCATCACGGCTGGAGTCAAAGGCAACGACGAACAATTTGAAGGCAGCTTCTCCATCGTCGCGCCATTGTGGAGCACTTTGGGTGCCGATACCACGTTGAGCGGTGGCATGCTGTTTGCCGAGCCCTACCTTTCCCAGGGTGAGGGCGGAGTCACCGGTGCATCCCTCGGCCTCGGCTATCGTTACCTTTTCGGCAACCAATCCGTCGACCTGCTCACCGAGCATGACGGACATCAGGCAGGATTCATGGAGGAAGGATTCTTCATTGGAGCCAATGCATTCATCGACATGCTTCACACCCGGGCTGGAAATGAATTCTGGCAACTCGGCGTCGGCATTGAGGCTGGCACCCGTTATATTGAGGTTCGCGGCAACTACTACATCCCGCTCTCCGATCAACAACTCGCCGAAGAATTCCGCACCCGCGATGTCAATCAATCGTCCAGCACCCGCAACTTCAGCCGCACCACCGCGGCGAGCGATCCCTACGCCACTGGCAACACCATTGCGCAAGATGCATTGCTGACCAATTACGCCACCACCACCACCCGCACCACCACCATCGACCGTCTCTTCCACCGCTACGAGGAAGGCATGGAAGGCTGGGATGCCCAAATGGCGGTGCTCGTGCCATGGGTCGATCGCTACATGGACATCAAGCTCATTGGTGGTTACTACAGCTTCAAGAATCCCTTCAGCGCCTCCCAGGGTGGCAATGGCGACATCGAAGGTTGGAAAGCCGGCATCGAAATGCGCCCCGTTCCTGCCCTCATCATTTCCGGCACTTGGTATGAAGACGAGAAGCTCACGGGTTCCGACTGGACCGTCGGCGTTCAATTGCAGATTCCCTTTGAAGGCGGCGACCTCGGCGACGGCAAGGGCATGTGGGATCGCATCGGCGATGCCTTCAAAACCCGCCGCCGCCACCTTGCTGAACGCATGGCCGAGCCTGTGGCTCGTCAAAACGCCAACATCAATGTCGCCTCCGCCGTCCAGCTCGAGAAAGAAGACATTTCCACCAGGGTGCGTCGCGTCACTCGCGTGGTTTCCCAATCGAAACAACAACTCATCCTTGCCAGCGACCTCATCTTCGTCAACAGCGGCGGCACCATCGGCAACGGCATCGAAACCGGTGGCACGATGCTTGAAGACGGCACCGCAGAACTCCCCTTCGACACCATTCAGGAAGGGGCCGATCTCGCCAGCACCAGAAATTTGGAAACCCAGCGTGTGTGGAACGTCTACACCCAGGGTGCCCTCAATTTTGGCGGCACCAACTATCTTGAAAGCGTCAACGTCAGCGGCCCCACGCGCTTCATCAGCTCAATCACCCCGATTGTCAGCAGCCTCAACGGAGCCATCTTCGGCACCGGTGACCGCCCGGTTGTTGAAGGTGGATTCGCCGCTGATGCCGCCAAATTCATCGCAGGCAGCAGCGAAAACTCCTTCGCCATCCAGGGTTACGAAATCACCACCGGCTATGATCCCGCCGTCAACACGAGCGTCAAGATCGCCTCCACCCTCGCCGCCCAAGGCACTGGCATCTTCACCCTCGATGTCGCCGATGTCTTCATTAACGACAACATCGTCACCGGAACCGCAGGCACCGGTGTGGTGGTCATCAACCCATCCAACACGACTGCCATCATCACCAACAACGACATCATCGACAACGGCGGTAATGGGGTGCTGTTGATCTTCAACGATCCATTGAACCCTGGCTACGCCTTCCTGGAAGATAACGACATCGAAGACAATGATCGCAATGGCGTTTCCATCGTCGCAACCAACGGAGCCGAAGCCTTGGTTGAAATCATCAACAACAGCTTCACCGGCAACGACTTCAACGGCATTCGCACCCGCGTCCTCGGCGGGGCGATCCTCGAAGGCATCATCGCCGAAAACGACATCATCGGCAACGGTCGCAACGGCATCTCCAACACCGCCAGCCTCGGTGGTGAGTATGCGGTCGACATAATCGGTAACAACATCACCAGCAATACCGGCTCCGGCATTCGCAATCGCGCCAGCCTGGGTGGGGAAATCTCCGCAGACATTTCGTTCAACGAAATCTCCGCAAACGATCTGGACGGCATTCGCAACACCGTCCGCGCAGGCGGCGTTTACAGCGGTGCCATCACCTTCAACGATATCGACGACAACCTCGGCGATGGCATCCGCAACTTTGTGCGCGGACTGAGCCTCTACTCCGGCGAAGTTGAGTTCAACAACATCACCAACAGTGGCAACGACGGCATCGACTTCGAAGTCGGTCCCCTCGCCCTTTACTCCGGTTCCATTGCCAACAACTTCCTCGATGGCAACCAGGAAAACGGCATCGAAGGCGACGTCTACGGTTCCATCTTCAGCGGCGTCATCACCGGCAACGAAATTCTCGACAGCGGCGAAGACGGCATCAACATCGACCTAGGCCCGCTTGCCTTCTTCTTTGGCGGCATCACCAGCAACGAAATTCGCGGCAGCGATGACGATGGCATTGATCTCAGCATCGGCGGTGCCGCCTTCTTCGGCGGCCTCAGTGACAACCGCATCGACAACAGCGGTGGCGACGGCCTCGTCACTTCGGTGGGTCCGCTCGGACTTTTCGTCGGTGGCATCCACGACAACTTCATCACCCGCAGCGACAACGAAGGCATTGAAACGACGGTGGAAGACGGCGCTCTCTTCTTCGGAGGCATCCACAACAACATCGTGGCCTTCTCCGGCGAAACCGGCATCGACACCGAAATCTCCAACTTTACCGCATTCTTTGGCGGCATTCACAACAACCTCGTTGGCTTCAGTGAGGAAGACGGCATCTACACCTCCGTTGAAGGCGGTGCCTTCTTTGGCGGCATCTACGAAAACATCGTCGGCGTCAGCGGCGATGACGGCATCGACACCGATGTGGAAACCGCCCTCTTTTTCGGAGGCATCAACAACAACTTCGTCGCCTTCAGCGGCAACGACGGCATTCAGACCTCCCTTCAAACCGCTGGGTTTGCTGGTGGCATCAACGAAAACTTCGTCACCCGCAGCGGCGGCGATGGCATCGACACCGAGATGACCGCATCAACGTTCGATGGTGGCATCAATGACAACATCGTGCGCTTCAGTGATGCAAACGGCATCACCACCATCCTTAACCTCGCCAGCACCTTCAACGGTGGCATGGATGACAACACCGTCTTCACCTCCGGTCTCAACGGCATCAATCTCGAAGTCACTGGCGCCGAGTTCAACGGTGGCATTAACAACAATGAATCCACCAACAACAGTGGCGACGGCATCTACGCCAACATCTCCGCCGGCCAGTTGAACGGCGGCATCTCGGGCAACACCGCTTCCGACAACGGCGATGACGGCATTGAAGTGGATGCCGATCTGCTCGCCAATGTGGACTTTGGAATCAACGGCAACATCGTGAACGACAACTTCGACACCGGCATCCTCGTTGGCCTGTCCAGCGGTGCCACCTTCAACGGCAGCATCAACAGCAACCAGCTTTCCGGCAACGGCGGCAATGGCATCGACGTTGAAATCGACGGGATTGGCACCTTCTCCGGAAGCATCGGCGAAAATTTCATCAACAACACCGCTGGCTCTGCGATCTCATTCGTCATCGACGCCAGCCTCGGAGTCGATAGCGAGTTCATCGGCGCCGTCTACAGCAACGTCATTGATGGAGCTGGTCAGGGTGTTTACATATCCGTCGAAGGCGGTACCGCCGGAGGCGATGCCATCTTCCAAGGCTCCCTCTACTCCAACGAAATCTCCAACACCGTCGGCAACGGCATCGAAATCGATGTCTTCGGCGGAGACCTCGCCAGCGCCACTTTTGACGGGTCGGTGTTCAATAACACCCTGGAAAACATCGGAGGCACGGGCATCGTCGCTGACCTCGACGGCGGCCTTGCTGGTGGCCTCGCCTCGTTCACCCTAGGCATCAACAGCAACCGTCTCACCAATGTCACCGGCGACGGCATTGACGTTCAGTTGACCGGCGGCAGCCTCATCAGTCCGGTCAGCTTCGCAGGCGGCATCAATGGCAACATCTTGAACCAGATCGATGGCAACGGCATCATGGTTAACCTGACCGCCAACACGGGCACCACCAACACCGCCACCTTCAGCGGGGGCATCGGCACCAACGAACTTACCGTCATCGGTGGCATCGGCATTGATGTCGACATCATCGGTGCAAACGCCATCGTCATCGCCTCTGGCGGTTCCGCCTCGCTCTCCGGCGGCATCGTGGGCAACATCCTCACCACCATCGGGTCGTTCGGAATTGACGTGAACATGCTCGGAGGGAACTTTGCCGCGTTCTCCAACGGCGGCAATGCCACCCTCAACGGCGGCGTCCTCAACAACACCATCACGGATTCCATCGGCGTTGCCATCCGCGCCCAGGTTACCGGCGGCAATGGCTCAGGTGCGGGCCCAGCCTTTGGTGATGGTGGCGATGCCAACTTGAACGGCGGCATCACCGGGAATACCGGCGGTGAATCGACTGGAGAAGCCAACGGCAGCGGAAGTGCCGCCAACCGCGGAGAAGGCAACATCAATCCGTAA
- a CDS encoding acyl-CoA thioesterase, which yields MAHRFIYTDRVQFADTDMAGIMHFANFFRFVERAEHAFFRSVDLSIVERREDLPDEERVGWPRVHASCDYHAPLIFDDEVQVEIIIEEVRSKSLRYLFRVRKQDGSLCAQGHMAVVCVRKDRETRKMRAVDIPERIYSKIEAAPPEVLKRPLP from the coding sequence ATGGCGCATCGATTCATCTACACTGACCGGGTTCAGTTCGCGGACACGGACATGGCGGGCATCATGCATTTCGCGAACTTTTTTCGATTTGTAGAGCGGGCAGAGCATGCGTTTTTTCGTTCGGTGGATTTGAGCATCGTGGAGCGCCGGGAGGACCTTCCGGATGAGGAACGGGTGGGATGGCCGCGGGTGCATGCTTCTTGTGACTACCATGCGCCATTGATTTTTGATGACGAGGTGCAGGTGGAGATCATCATTGAAGAAGTGCGTTCCAAGTCGCTGCGCTATTTGTTCAGGGTGCGCAAGCAGGATGGCTCGCTTTGCGCGCAGGGTCACATGGCGGTGGTGTGTGTGCGCAAGGATCGTGAGACAAGGAAGATGCGTGCAGTGGACATTCCCGAACGTATCTACAGCAAGATTGAAGCAGCCCCGCCGGAAGTGTTGAAACGTCCATTGCCATGA
- a CDS encoding phenylacetate--CoA ligase family protein produces the protein MADVILQQAKLERLFSLVRGMTDSFYGRRLAGYKLNWHNFTRLPFTTKDDLLHDRLMHAPFGSNFTGPSAEYTRFCQTSGTSSGQPMAVLDTPESWNRMLDCWRQVFRAAGLKRGEDRVFFAFSFGPFLGFWTAFEAAAGEYLAMPGGGLSSTARLETMARYQATVLCCTPTYALRLGESIGAPSGVGLDQLAVKKIIVAGEAGGSLPTTRQRLRELWGGAQIFDHHGMTEVGPVSYEDPHHEGSLCVIEDAYLAEVLDGEGREVADGHEGELVLTTLDRVASPLIRYRTGDWVCKQRIDGQLFLEGGILARCDDMVVIRGVNIYPSAIENVVRRMPEVAEFMVEQRRVDSMEEIEVLIEAHGGQDAAQLARRLEGRLKDTFALRIPVRVAEAMTLPRYEFKSQRWRRVG, from the coding sequence ATGGCGGACGTGATCCTTCAGCAGGCAAAACTGGAGCGACTGTTCTCCCTAGTGCGCGGGATGACGGACAGTTTTTATGGTCGTCGGCTTGCGGGTTACAAATTGAACTGGCACAACTTTACGAGGCTGCCGTTTACCACCAAAGACGATCTGCTGCATGACCGGCTGATGCATGCGCCGTTTGGTTCCAATTTTACCGGACCATCGGCGGAGTATACGCGATTTTGCCAGACGAGCGGCACGAGCAGTGGTCAACCCATGGCAGTTCTCGACACGCCGGAGAGCTGGAACCGCATGCTGGACTGCTGGCGACAGGTGTTTCGTGCGGCAGGGTTGAAGCGCGGGGAGGACCGGGTGTTCTTCGCGTTTTCGTTTGGTCCTTTTTTGGGATTTTGGACGGCCTTTGAAGCAGCGGCAGGTGAGTATCTGGCAATGCCGGGTGGGGGACTTTCAAGCACGGCAAGGTTGGAGACGATGGCGCGGTATCAGGCGACGGTGTTGTGTTGCACGCCGACTTATGCGCTGCGATTGGGCGAAAGCATCGGAGCTCCTAGCGGGGTGGGGTTGGATCAACTGGCGGTGAAGAAAATCATCGTGGCCGGTGAGGCGGGCGGAAGTTTGCCGACGACGCGACAACGGCTTCGGGAGTTGTGGGGCGGGGCGCAGATCTTTGATCACCACGGCATGACGGAGGTGGGCCCGGTGAGTTATGAAGATCCACACCACGAGGGAAGCCTGTGTGTGATCGAAGATGCCTACCTTGCCGAAGTGCTGGATGGCGAGGGACGTGAGGTGGCGGATGGACATGAGGGCGAGCTGGTGCTGACGACGTTGGATCGTGTTGCTTCGCCGTTGATCCGGTATCGCACCGGCGATTGGGTCTGCAAGCAGCGGATTGATGGCCAGTTGTTCCTCGAAGGCGGGATCCTGGCACGCTGCGATGACATGGTGGTCATCCGTGGCGTGAACATTTATCCAAGTGCGATTGAAAACGTGGTGAGGCGGATGCCCGAGGTGGCCGAGTTCATGGTGGAACAACGCCGGGTGGACAGCATGGAGGAGATCGAAGTGTTGATCGAAGCGCATGGTGGTCAGGATGCGGCGCAACTGGCACGTCGGCTCGAAGGACGCTTGAAGGACACCTTCGCCCTGCGCATTCCGGTGCGAGTCGCGGAGGCGATGACGTTGCCGCGGTATGAGTTCAAATCGCAGCGGTGGCGGCGGGTGGGGTGA
- a CDS encoding ABC transporter ATP-binding protein, with protein sequence MPILELRNVSKSYGEPGSANAVEILRDANLVIEAGESVAITGPSGCGKSTVLNLLGTLDEPDRGEIVFDGEVIKGGSIVQLSKLRSEKIGFIFQLHHLLPQCTVMENVLLPAQALAEKPDFAVVEKRAKELLSLVGLDQRLKWFPGQLSGGERQRVAVVRALINQPKVILADEPTGALDETNANTLTDLMINMSEKFGISLVLVSHNPDQAQRMKRVLRLHEGKFESVK encoded by the coding sequence ATGCCGATTCTTGAATTGAGAAATGTGAGCAAATCCTACGGCGAGCCGGGTTCGGCGAATGCGGTCGAGATTTTGCGTGATGCGAACTTGGTGATTGAAGCGGGTGAATCGGTGGCAATTACTGGTCCTTCGGGTTGTGGAAAAAGCACCGTTTTGAATCTGCTGGGAACTTTGGATGAGCCCGATCGCGGCGAAATAGTTTTTGATGGAGAGGTGATCAAGGGGGGCTCCATTGTTCAGTTGAGCAAATTGCGCAGTGAGAAAATCGGGTTTATTTTTCAACTGCACCACCTACTTCCTCAATGCACGGTGATGGAGAATGTGCTTTTGCCGGCTCAGGCATTGGCAGAGAAACCGGACTTTGCGGTGGTGGAAAAGCGGGCGAAGGAGCTGCTTTCTTTGGTGGGTTTGGACCAACGGTTGAAGTGGTTTCCAGGTCAATTGTCGGGCGGCGAGCGTCAGCGGGTGGCGGTGGTCAGGGCTCTGATCAATCAACCAAAAGTGATTCTCGCGGATGAGCCGACCGGAGCGCTGGACGAGACGAACGCGAATACTTTGACTGATTTGATGATCAATATGTCGGAGAAATTCGGCATTTCTTTAGTGCTAGTCTCACACAATCCGGATCAGGCGCAGAGGATGAAACGCGTGCTCAGACTGCACGAAGGCAAATTTGAATCCGTGAAGTAG
- a CDS encoding FtsX-like permease family protein: MNARGLAWRSFRFYAKSHLGLLVGAFLASAILSGSMVVGDSVRASLKRAAMQRLGGVETSLVGGDRWFTEELARGMNAAPVVLIRGNVSTGGGESRANAVQVLGVDETFWKLGPESEIGELKLGANEVALNESLAAKLKLKVGDTVVVRFEAPSAISRDAPLSGSTNEEIVLRRQVGKVVTGEQFGNFQLAASQVAPDNLFVPMKELQEAVERVGLVNLMLDGTGGSKTVDAQVKLEDYAFQLKRVEGREKSWKISTDRVFLDEVVADKLLKAMPGSEGVLTYLVNGLNSPKSENRTPYSMVTASTKVIPAGEREGAGDRATITQWLAEDLNLAVGDDFTIRYFTVGMGRELKEENATFKVASILPMDDALVNRSWTPNFPGVSDVDNCRDWTPGIPVKLDAIRDKDEKYWDDYHGTPKAFIDLAKGQELWGNRFGNLTSIRFPDTGQDEAALRSELVKHLNLADIGLVPTDVRGAALAAAEGSVDFGGLFIGLSLFLIAAALVFSSLLFLFSLERRVSQMGLLLAIGWTPKMVRRAVLSEGALVALVGAGLGLLGGVAYTKLALAGLNGVWSEATVGLKLIYGTSATTLVIAFLASVLASIGTLWWSSRRMFKATARGLLTDTWQGENVAGAKKRGTGMKLLKWLPLGCVLLAVGLSWMGSQATSPQEMAGMFFGAGFLLLAGGLMAIRKRLNPVAKEQASNMRQIGVRNICRRPGRSLAVMGMMAGGIFLVIAVNAFRLGAGGDDSKRDSGTGGFALLGESTLPVYEDLNAEVAWDEFALDDKLMSAAGVKVVPFRVRQGDDASCLNLNRAQTPVLTAVNPQLMVDRGAFVFAKGGWEELLTKSPEQCLGHSRTAAMVEAPIPAVADQATAMWGLGKGVGDTLDYTDASGKVFKVQLVGLLAGSVLQGKIVVNEADYLKKYPDAAGYQFFLMDVADSAATEKVQTHLTRQLESRGLALEGAGQRLAAFNAVQNTYIGIFTVLGGLGVLLGTAGLGVLAMRNVLERRSEFGLMQALGFRPGVLRSMVFGEHVALLVIGLVLGLVSAAVAVWPNVSQSGNALPVGFLLVLNLGILAFGLIVCWLAATLALRGKLLDALRRE, translated from the coding sequence ATGAATGCACGTGGATTGGCTTGGCGGAGTTTTCGCTTTTATGCGAAAAGTCATCTTGGATTGTTGGTGGGTGCGTTTCTAGCGAGCGCGATTTTGAGTGGTTCGATGGTGGTGGGCGACTCGGTGAGGGCGAGTTTGAAGCGGGCGGCGATGCAGAGGTTGGGCGGGGTCGAGACCTCGCTGGTGGGCGGCGATCGATGGTTCACTGAGGAGCTGGCGCGAGGAATGAACGCGGCACCGGTGGTGCTGATACGAGGCAACGTGAGCACGGGTGGTGGTGAGTCGAGGGCGAACGCAGTGCAGGTTTTAGGAGTCGACGAAACGTTTTGGAAGCTCGGTCCGGAATCGGAGATTGGGGAACTGAAGTTGGGTGCCAATGAAGTGGCCTTGAATGAGTCGCTGGCTGCGAAGTTAAAGTTAAAAGTGGGTGATACGGTGGTGGTGAGGTTTGAGGCACCGAGTGCGATTTCACGCGATGCGCCGCTTTCGGGAAGCACGAATGAGGAGATCGTGTTGCGGCGTCAGGTCGGCAAGGTGGTGACCGGTGAGCAGTTTGGGAATTTTCAACTGGCAGCTTCGCAGGTGGCACCGGACAACTTGTTTGTTCCGATGAAAGAACTGCAGGAAGCGGTGGAGCGGGTGGGCTTGGTGAACCTGATGCTGGATGGGACCGGCGGTTCGAAGACGGTGGATGCACAGGTGAAATTGGAAGATTACGCGTTCCAGTTGAAGCGGGTGGAGGGACGCGAGAAGTCTTGGAAGATCAGCACGGACCGGGTGTTTCTGGATGAGGTGGTGGCGGACAAGTTGTTGAAGGCGATGCCGGGTAGCGAAGGTGTGCTGACGTATCTTGTGAATGGATTGAACTCGCCGAAGTCGGAGAATCGCACGCCATATTCCATGGTGACCGCATCGACCAAGGTGATCCCAGCGGGTGAGCGTGAAGGCGCGGGGGATCGAGCGACGATCACTCAATGGCTGGCAGAGGATCTAAATCTGGCAGTGGGAGATGATTTCACGATTCGTTATTTCACCGTGGGGATGGGCCGGGAACTGAAGGAAGAGAATGCGACATTCAAGGTGGCGTCGATTTTGCCGATGGACGATGCGTTGGTGAACCGCAGCTGGACGCCTAATTTTCCGGGGGTGTCGGACGTGGACAATTGTCGCGACTGGACGCCGGGGATTCCGGTGAAGCTGGATGCAATCCGCGACAAGGATGAGAAGTATTGGGATGACTACCACGGGACACCCAAGGCGTTCATTGATCTGGCTAAGGGGCAGGAGTTATGGGGGAATCGATTTGGCAACTTGACCTCGATTCGCTTTCCTGACACGGGCCAGGACGAGGCGGCTTTGCGTTCGGAGTTGGTGAAGCACCTCAACTTGGCGGACATCGGATTGGTGCCGACGGATGTGCGGGGAGCAGCGTTGGCGGCCGCGGAGGGGAGCGTGGATTTTGGGGGATTGTTCATCGGGCTCAGTTTGTTTTTGATTGCGGCGGCCCTGGTGTTTTCAAGTTTGTTGTTTCTGTTTTCGCTCGAGCGTCGCGTTTCGCAGATGGGTTTGTTATTGGCGATCGGATGGACACCGAAGATGGTGCGTCGGGCGGTGTTGAGTGAAGGAGCATTGGTGGCGCTGGTGGGGGCGGGGTTGGGACTGTTGGGCGGGGTGGCGTATACCAAACTGGCGCTGGCGGGACTGAACGGGGTGTGGTCGGAAGCAACGGTGGGGTTGAAGCTGATTTATGGGACGAGTGCGACGACACTGGTGATCGCGTTTTTGGCGAGTGTGCTGGCCAGCATCGGGACGTTGTGGTGGTCGAGTCGGAGGATGTTCAAGGCGACGGCGCGGGGTTTGCTGACCGATACCTGGCAGGGCGAAAATGTGGCGGGCGCGAAAAAACGCGGCACCGGTATGAAGCTGTTGAAGTGGCTGCCGTTGGGATGCGTGTTGCTGGCGGTGGGATTGTCTTGGATGGGTTCGCAGGCGACCAGTCCTCAGGAAATGGCGGGCATGTTTTTCGGCGCGGGTTTTCTGTTGCTGGCGGGTGGCTTGATGGCGATTCGCAAGCGGTTGAATCCGGTGGCGAAAGAGCAGGCGTCGAACATGCGACAAATCGGCGTGCGCAACATCTGCCGGAGACCGGGTCGGAGTCTGGCAGTGATGGGGATGATGGCCGGAGGGATCTTTTTGGTGATCGCGGTGAATGCATTCCGACTTGGAGCAGGCGGAGATGATTCGAAGCGCGATTCAGGGACCGGCGGATTTGCATTGTTGGGGGAGTCGACCTTGCCGGTGTATGAGGACTTGAATGCAGAGGTGGCGTGGGATGAGTTTGCGTTGGATGACAAGTTGATGTCCGCAGCGGGAGTGAAGGTGGTGCCGTTTCGGGTCAGGCAGGGAGATGATGCGAGTTGTTTGAATTTGAACCGTGCGCAGACCCCGGTTTTGACGGCGGTGAATCCGCAATTGATGGTGGACCGTGGGGCATTTGTTTTTGCCAAAGGCGGGTGGGAGGAGTTGTTGACGAAGTCGCCGGAACAATGTCTTGGACATTCGCGCACGGCGGCGATGGTGGAGGCTCCGATCCCGGCCGTGGCGGATCAGGCCACGGCGATGTGGGGCTTGGGCAAGGGGGTGGGCGACACGCTTGATTACACGGATGCGAGCGGAAAAGTGTTCAAGGTTCAGTTGGTGGGCTTGCTGGCGGGCAGTGTGTTGCAGGGCAAGATCGTGGTGAATGAAGCTGACTATCTGAAGAAGTATCCCGATGCGGCAGGGTATCAGTTTTTTTTGATGGATGTGGCTGATTCGGCAGCCACGGAGAAGGTGCAGACACATCTGACAAGGCAGTTGGAATCACGTGGGCTTGCTTTGGAAGGAGCGGGGCAGCGCCTAGCGGCGTTCAATGCGGTTCAGAACACATACATTGGGATTTTCACGGTGCTGGGGGGACTGGGGGTATTGTTGGGAACGGCGGGATTGGGCGTGCTGGCGATGCGCAATGTGTTGGAACGACGCAGCGAGTTTGGTTTGATGCAGGCGTTGGGATTCCGCCCCGGCGTATTGCGGTCCATGGTATTTGGCGAACACGTCGCATTGTTGGTGATCGGACTGGTGCTGGGCCTGGTCAGCGCGGCGGTGGCGGTCTGGCCTAATGTGTCGCAAAGTGGCAACGCGCTGCCGGTGGGATTTTTGCTGGTGTTGAATCTGGGGATTCTGGCGTTTGGATTGATCGTTTGCTGGCTGGCCGCGACGCTGGCTTTGCGCGGGAAGTTGCTGGATGCGTTAAGGCGGGAGTGA